In Lactuca sativa cultivar Salinas chromosome 5, Lsat_Salinas_v11, whole genome shotgun sequence, the DNA window GCCTAACACCGTGTGCCTCCTACCTCACTGCACGAGGCCCTGTAACAACCTCATGCTGCAATGGTATAACCTCACTCTATAAGGCTGCATCAACCACGGTCGACCGTCAGACCGCCTGCAAGTGCATGGAACAAGCCGCCGGCATGGTTCCCGGAATCAACCTTAACGCTGCTAGTAGCCTCCCTGGGAAATGCGGTGTCAGCATCCCCTACAAGATCAGCCCTACTACTGACTGCTCAAAGTAATGTTTCAACATAAAACTTTGAATCTTGTTATACTTTAACACACCTATAAATCCTTACATATGCATAGTTAGATGCTTTACTGAACTTTTGTTAGTTATCTTAATACAAAAATGTGTTGTCTTATTTCGTCGTTGAAGAAAATTACGAGATCTAATTTTAAATTGTTTATAGGGTGCAATGAAGAGGTGACCAAAGGAGCAAGTACAAGCACTAGTATAGCATTGAATAAGGTTGGCGATGGCCACTTGGCCAGTACTTGTGTTCGTCTCCAGATGGCTATCATGTACTCTCTGGATATTTATTTATCCTCTAGTAGTGTGTGTCTTGTATGTTTGCTTCCGTTGGTTGTAGTTGGTGTTTGCTCTTCGTAATTACGTTCAATGaatctcgttttttttttttttttttttctgtcgtAATTTATCAGTTGCAAAtatgtgttgtttttttttttttttttttttttttttttttttttttgtgacggTTCTAATCGTAGACAAAATCAAGTATCTAATCCAAGAAAATACTTACCATTCATGGTATAATTTGCTAATAGTAAATTAAAGAGTGCATCTATATATGTTTAGGCTAAAGAGTTTATAAATAATAGTAACTCATGGAGCATGGACAAGGAATAAGAAATTCAATCTTTTTATAActattaattaggttttaatccgTGTGTtaaaggtttatatatatatatatatatatatatatatatatatatatatatatatatatatatatatatatatatatatatatatatatatatatatatatatatatatatatatcaggccACCTAAATTAGATTTACAGGGTTTCTTTAGCGCCACGTAGCCCCTCCTCCTGAACATATCTCATCTTTCGCTCTCCTACAACGTTTCATATTCTCCAAGTAAAGATGCACCCGCTCAAGGATTCCCATTCTACTCTAACCGCAACTTTGGTTTTTTTGCCCACAAGACCACCAACGACATCATCCaccaaaaaaccctaatttcaagtaCAACAAAGCGCCGATTCATCTATGTTCGCTTCATGCCTTATTGATCTTCCCAATTTCTTCAATAGGGAACACCAATCAAATCATCCacagaaaaccctaaccctaatttcgcaGGCAGTGATTATGTCAATTCATCTGACTCGGGATTTATTCATCTTCCCGGATTCCTCAACAGAGGTTAGCCTTCCGTTATATGCTTAATGTATCTTTCCAGCTTTTATCAGATTCTTAAAGGATTTTCCCGCCTATGTTAATAGGCCAATTACAACTACAGATTATAAAAAACACGAATTTTATTAGTTGGTAAATTCCTTTCAGCATTCTACAATCATCCTATGTATGCCAAAAGAATAAAAAAAGACCATTATCTCCACACTAATGTACTTTTATATAGCCGGCTATAGGTAGAATTTAATGGAAGTTTACcttcattttttaaaattcatattATCGTGCTTTTACATTGACTATATAGTTATTAATCTTTTCTACATTTAACCTTCACTGTCTTAAAAATATCATACATTCTTGATTATACAAAAAAGGAATCTTGGAGCTAATTATAATTATGATCACAAAATTGTCAAACTGTGCAACAAAAATTGTCAAAAATTCACGCAATTTTGAGTGTTGATGTATTTTGCCGGAAAAATGTATTGTTTCTTATAGTGTTTTTCCTAGTTTAAATATTATTAGCTAACATGAGTagatataattaaatatttatgaGCCACCAGGTTACATTTTTGGTGTCCGAGGTGTAAAGTATCTCAAACATCAGGTTATACTTGTCCCAGAAGTGCATTGTTATTTAACCTTTACCTAATATGGTTAAATATTCAGGAAGCCACCACGTTACACTTTTACGAATTTATTACTATTCCCTTGCTTAATCTTTAGGAAGCCATAAGGTTACTTTTATGTTTATGATGGCAACATATTTTTTAAAGACAAGCCTGTAACTGATTGGGAGAATATTGTGTATACAGAGCCATAATGTTGTAAATAATAACTGATTGATGGTACCTAACATGTATACTACTCATAGCCCCAATATGAGTTTCTTGCACATTTTGGAAGAAATGGTAGTTTAAAACCAATATCTTTTAAATTTTCTGGAAAAAAGAGTAGGTTTAGTTATAGTATTATGTTCACAGAAAACCTTTTAGTTTACAACTTTTTTAAGTTTTTACACTTAAGTTTATAGTTTTTTATGCTTTTatcctaagtatttttttttttcacattatATGTATTCATATAGAAAAATCGTACTTAAATACgaaaaaaatgtttaattaaaaattatatcTACATTATTTTtaaatggtatatatatatatatatatatatatatatatatatatatatatatatatatatatatatatatatataagaaacgtaacaaatatttttagaattataaatatgtattttatagATATAGTTTTTTAAAGTATAAACACATGTTTACATTTTTAGAAATATTAATATGTATCTAtaattctaaaaatatatttatactaaaaaaattaataaaaatacagATTTACACTTCTAAAAAgatatttatacttctaaaaaaaTAAATCTTTATAATTCTAACCTACATATTAAcattttcaaaaaatatatatatttatacttctagaaaacataaaaatatgtgtgtgtataaacacacatacacacacacacacacacacacatatatatatatatatatatatatatatatatatatatatatatatatatatagtaggtaTGTTTCGAGGCCGGTGCTAAGCACGGCCCACGGAGgataatttggaaaattttgaactaTCATTAAAGTATATAATgcttataacaaaaaaaaagttcaaaGTGCACTGATTTAAGGCTGAGTTTTTAATGTAAAACGTaagaataaaaaaacataaaatggaAGTTGTTTGTTAACAACAAGTAAATGCAAGTTGTATTTCACTTTATTTTTGCATGACATTTTTTTCAACATATGTACGTATGAACATTGTGTGTTAGTTCGGTTAGTTGTTAAGTTTTTTGAATTGAAGAAAATGTTTACTCAAATTTGGCTCCTTGAGTTAAATTTGCCGTATTTTGTTATGTGATGAATAGTTATattcattttatatttaataactATGGTGTAAGAATTTTTTCTGAAATTATTTTGAATATTGTCATTGGATGAGTATGGACTGCTTATTATTACATGAGGGTCtttttgtatttatctttttatttaattctttatatatatatatatatatatatatatatatatatatatatatatatatatatatatatatgaggtgtATGTTTTAAATGGACATAATAAAATGGATTACAAATTTATATATGGGGAAGGTGATGTATTTCCAGGTTGTCAGTGTGGATATAAATTGTTGATTTCTGATTAATCTAAGGTTTAACATAAGTCATATATGACAAATTTAGGTTGTAATAAATCGAATGAATCACTGTGAGTAGCTGGAGTTTGATATAAGAATGTTTCATGTGAGTAGCTGGAGTTTGATATAAGAATGTTTCATGGTCgctttttattatttatctaCATTTACTTTGTTGTATGTTGCTCATATAAGTTGAATTTATTCTATAAGGTTTGTTTCTCATAGTGTACTGTAGAATTATTATaagttttttagttttggttGTATAATGTTTATTTAATCTCAACTATTATGGGCATTTCCTGCACTAAACTTAGAACAATGTTAAGTAAATTTCTATTATTACCGGAGAACAAAGTGTGTTACTATTAATGGTAAAGAGATGAATGTACATTGCTGTTATAGTTAAGAAAATAAAATTACATTTCTATTACTGGTACCCAATTAATACGTAGATGACATTATGATATTGAATTTCAAGATAAAAAAAGATACAAAAGTTCTACCACTGATAAACGAATGCTTACAAACCGAAAAGAGATGAATATAATACTACAACTAAGCCTACTCTTTTTTCCAGAAAGTTTAAAAGATCTTAGTTTTAAACTTTGATTTCTTCCAAGATGTGCAAGAAACTCATATCAGGGCTATGAGTAGTATACATGTTAGATACCATCCGTCAGTCATTATTTACAACATCATGGCTCTGTATACATAATATTCTACCAATCAGTTACAGGCTTGTCTTTAAAAAATATGTAGCCATCGTAAACATAAAAGTAACCTTGTGGCTTCCTAAAGATTAAGCAGGGGAAATAGTAATAAATTCGTTAACCCACTAAAAGTGTAATGTGGTGGCTTCTTGAATATTTAACCATATTAGGTACAGGTTAAATAGTAATGCACTTCTGGGACAAGTATAACCTGATGTTTGAGATACTTTACACCTCTGGACACCAAAAATGTAACCTGGTGGCTTCctaaatatttaattatatctGGGACAAGTATAACCTGATGTTTGAGATAATTTACACCTCTGGACACCAAAAATGTAACCTGGTGGCTTCctaaatatttaattatatttactcaTGTTAGCTAATAATATTTAAACAAGGAAAAACACTACAAGAAACAATGCACTTTTGGGCAAAATACATCAACACTCAAAATTGCTTGAATTTTTATATTTACATGATGTTTGATATACATATGTGCTATTTTTTCAAAATTGGATTTGATGCATCGTTTTTGTTGCATAGTTTGACATGTTTGTGATCATAATTATAATTAGCTCCAAGATTCCTTTTTTATAATCAAGAATATATGATATTTGTAAGACAACGAAGGTTAAATGTAGAaaagattaataattatataatcAATGTAAAAGCACAATAGtatgaattttaaaaaatgaagGTAAACTTCCTTTAAATTCTACCTATAGCCGGCTATATAAAAGTACAGTAGTGTGGAGATAATGGTCTTATTTTATTCTTTTGGTATACGTAGGATGATTATAGCATGCGTACATGCGGTTGTATTCGTTGATACACAAACTCATTATAGGGAAAGATGAAAAGGAGAATGATTTCAAAATGTAATAGGAATTTGTGGCTCCATACCGCAATACTAGGTATTGGGTAGCCGATTTTCGGAGAGGCAAACCTTTAACTAGAGTgtgcttatggtgtattgaaGGCGAGACTCCCAATCTTAAAACAAATGGCTCCTTATCCTTTTTACAGTGCAAAGAGACATAGTCATTGCTTATGTCGTggtccataattttataaggaaacACAATATAGAAGATGACTTGTTTACAAATTTTGAGGAAAACACTATGGTCACTCCTAACGTCCAAGGTGGGGGAAttgatatataaaacataaaaggcaTATAATGGGGTCCAGAAGCCATTCAATATATGCATGATTTACGTGATCagattgtaacaccccgtttgaAAAGTACTTTGGTTATGGTTTCGGAGGCCTAGGGTATAAGCGATTTGGTCTTTTATGGGGTCTCGGGTTTTATCTGAAAGGTTTTAGGCTTGGGGTGTGGCTAGGAGCGTAGGGATTCCCtatcaaagttcattgctataattaataaacaagtttattgccataattaataacaattttgtatgtgtatgagcaaacaatgagttcacaaccaagcctatgactgatACCCTATCAAGATTTATGCTTATCTTTCCATAGATTAATACGGTATCATGCACTCAAGtaatcgggcgagtgaggagttgtcaattcctaatatcACTATCaacaatgaccattggctcaaagagttgaTGGTTGGAGTAAAGTATAAGGGaagggacttaagacgataagTTCTAATGTTccatgttgcatagacatacatagagagatatagcaaaatatagcaatcaagtttgatacaaatcaatttaaatacaacgaacaataaatagtttttcggacatgcttttccaccccaaaacataaaaaccgataATAAGGGAGTCGTGAATATtcacaatgcattgagatgatgcaaatgatgccttgatctgagttccacttgtaccactaccgattcctacaataatggtatttaGTGAGTCtttaatcgaaatctaacactagtatacatactactacaatagaattatgttaATATTGTGTCAaagtttaatattgataagttacaaacatttttctgaaatggtgaaattttatagctcatgtgattaagacaattttggatattaatttccagatttttgtaatattaattgagggtatttcaacacatttaaatgtaTTTTAAGCTCTTAAGAAGCCAAAATATTATCAAAAAGTTTCCAAAAAATctcaaactttgcatttttcCTTCTAAACACATTAGAAGTCTTCCAGAAATTttcccttgaatttttgatgtgattaactatttttccaaatttttaagccttcataaaaatataaatttatgaaaaataacattaaaaggctaaaaattcccaaactttttataattCAGCTATTAGACATCCTtgagctgggaaaaatataaaaatggtctTCTAAATTGTTTatcccaattttatgatttttatgcatttattcttataaaaagttaaataaataGAAAACCGTTTCTAAAATTACCCAAAACTTTTGtattactgttattaaacattattaagctgggaaaaatataaaaatggatttctaaactgtttaacccaattttaggatttttgtgcatttattctaataaaaattaaaataaagagaAAACAGTTTCTAAATATCCCAAACTTTTTGTATTACTGTTATCACACAttcttaagctgggaaaaataaaaaaaaatggatttctaaactgtttaacctgattttatgatttttgttcatttattctaataaaaactgAAATAAATTCAAAATAGTTTCCAAAATTGCTCAAACCTTTTTTTAACAATGCTATTATACAAGTAGAAgcttgtgaaaaatataaaagatatttttcaattagttttgctatttttctttgttttattctcttgaataatcattaattgatgAATAATTAACAAACACTTCAAGTAAATTACCAAATTTTTTGCAAACTTCATTTACAGTGTAAATAATCTGTGAAAAAtaccaatggtgatttttatatagtgtaatccgattttgtggatttaaatgtatttaatcttagaaaataggagaaaaaatAGTATACTGAatataaaaatcatcaaaaattttatgaagtgttctaCTCTATTTTAAGGTCTTCtgttaaattttcatgaattttagatGAGTAGaaatatttttcccattattagtccattataaatacaaaaatcggggAAAAGTAACAATTCACATTAACTGTTGTGGCCTAAAATGTAAATTTCTCCGTTTCTCATAATTCTTAGTTCTATTTCGAAGTTTGATAGTTTCTGCTAACATTTTGAAACCGCAGGAACTAAATGAGAACTTCTTCCTTCTTCACAAACTTCTTACTCCATTTCGAATCTGGGTGAATATTACCAAATCGTTGAAAGATCTGGGACCAAATCGAAACTATTTGTTTTCTTCCCCATACCAGTTGATAATTCGCTTTTCAGTTTTCATCTATATGCCTTCGTCAACGAAGCACCATGTCTTTGCTTGTAGTTAATATCTACTCGATAGCAAACTCTTGTAGGACCGTCGACAACGAAATCATCGACCGTACACTCATCCCGTCTACCTTCCGTTATACTCCAACCGTTCGCTTTTCAACTCAACCCTTTGTTAACGAAGCATAAATGGTCATCGATAACAAATCTAAAATCAACCcatcggaaaaaaaaaaaaaatcaattgatTCCTTCAGTCTTCGTATTTACAAATCATCGATATCGATATTTATTGACTCAACATCGACCCTCATGTCGATTTTGATACCCTTCGTTATCAGCCACTCCCAGTCGACTATCGACATCAATATCCATGTATCGATCATTTGACTCCAAACCAAGCTCGATTCTTGACCTGTAACCATTTGAAATCTAAGTTGCCACTATCGACTGTAAATGCTTCGAAATCAAAATCATCAACCATCAACTTTGATACCCATCCTTCGTTTTTCAGTCAACCCAAAACATCAAAGAACATCAGTCAAAATCAATTCGTTACCAAAAACTGATTCCAAGCGAAAATTGACATCCATATATCGACCACTCATAACGAACGAAGCCTCTTTGATTTCGACACACAGTCAATGCCAATTCGATTAGGTATGCGACCAAAGAACATCAgtcaaaatcaattttgacattTGATAATCACAATGAAACCAGTTTCAATTTTGACTCGATCTCGTCAACGAACACTTATCAAAATGGAATTCGAGTTTTAGCAGTATCGAATCTAACCAAATACGATCTATTCAGTTTCAATTTGAACTCAACAACATTCATCTTTGAAATCAGGTTCGACTCCAAGTTCATATTCCAGTTCAAAATCGTGTTCAATACCAAGCAACTTGAATCAAGTTTAGATTCCAACTCAACACAAATTGAGTTTTCGATTCAATCATTGTGATGTTCGATGATGAACATTCAACTCAAATGACACTTCCGAATTAGAGTTCGTTTCCAGTGAATGGTTCGATTTTGAAGATTTTGACTTTCTAATAAGTAATTTTCCCAATTTCGAACAGTGAACCGCATTATTTGGGCTAAACAAAAATTAATAGACATCGAGCAGAATTGGGCTGCTGATACGAACAGTAATCGAAATGTTAAAATGGGCTTAATGAACAGTATTTAAATTTATCAAATCAAGATAATTGGATTTATAAACATTGAAAAATTcaaacaattaataaaaattttgatttcgaaattaaaaagaaattttaagaatatgattttgattttgcAATGATCTAAACAGAAAAATAATTTGATCAACAATAAGGTAGAAacggatttgatccaatgagacaaccggatcaaaaatgaaaaatgcaAAGTACAAATTGAATTCAAGAATGTTTTGatatccatttgagaatttgagatacctttttgacgatgCAAGTTTCATTTGCAACAAACGGATCAAATtttgaagatcttggttcttttgttggaacgAGAAAATCTCAAATTTGAATTTTGTACCACCCACGATGCGTGTTGTACAATTCGTTCTTTGTGGTCTTCAATGATCTAAGAAAATCTTAATAAAAACCATCAAcatttttgggttttgacttcatatTCAATGCAACACTTAATGATTGTTGTTTTGGAACGCAAATTTGCTTCATGGATTTCGACTTCACAACAACATTTGTCGATTTTTGTGAATAAATCTGTTTGTTCTTACATTTGATATTCTTCTTCTTTTacttcatctttttgcatcttgaagatttGAATTCATGAACTAACCCACTTTCCACAACTTCAACTTGACAAGTTTGGATCATATATTTTGGAGTTtaatatttgtgaatttcttggattGACGGTtttcgataaggaatcattcctttaaacaaatcacaagaacacaaaatatcattggtttgaactccaatcaagcaaaaaactttttcatattCTTGAAGATCAACTTGAATTTTCTTATCATGAACCTCGAGAACATTAAGAACATGATGAACTTCTTCAAGAACCTCCTTATGATCTTCATGAACATTTGGGTAAAATTAAAGAACACTCAAACCTCTTTTTGGAGCATCAATAGGAATTCCTTGAATGATTTCATCTTCTTTCTTTTTCCTTCTTCTTTCATGATAAGTTACAACCAAATGATCAAGCAAACTTTTATTCTTTTCATGACCAATTTCATATCCAATCATATTTCcaaatttatctttttcactACAAGAAATGATTGAATAAGTTTTGATTGATCCAACAACCAAATAATAGAGAAGTTCTTCAAAATTGTATGAATATGTATATTttctttcttctaatacatactACAATTCACCAATTGGTTCTTCCATTTCGAATCAAACGATAAGGTCTTTGGTTTCTATAGAGAGAGAAACTGATTTTGAAAGGGTTTTCTATAGAGAGAAagcaaaaatcacttgaattctagtaaagaaaatcaaattatgaattgaatcaaggatgaattcgatttctagaatccaaaaactaTCTATAACACGAAGATAAAAAAATCAACGAAGAATCTCCAAATAAAAAATGTCATTATGGATCAATttttgatcaaatcaagaacacacgctctgataccaattatagtggtattgattatgatgatatATGTGGAATTGATAAGACCTAGTGAATCATACAAGAATCATGAACATAAGGATtaaataaatctggtttaagctctcattagatctagaaagaaaatATAAAGTGGGTCTTGTATAAATCTCTCTCAAGTCTAACTCTCCAAATGAACATTACATAAATGAGtgccactcacttcctatttatagaaaaGACAACTCATTACACAATACAAGAGAGTAAGCACAAATTatatccaagcatgactttgaaTCCTAACAATAATCAGCAGTAGAAGTAACAAACAACCAATGTATCATTAGTGTATCATGAGTCTCAACGAATATCTACTCCCCCTTAGATTTAGCTCTTCTTTGGATCAAGTATGTCTCTCCCCCTTTTTGACATCAGCAACATCTATGGTATTGGAGGAAGTGATCAGTGTATTAGAGTTGCAGCTGATAATTCAGTGAGTATGATCTCTGTTGATAGTATGGTTGTGAACTATCATTCACTGACATAATATTGTGATATTTCATCAGCGTGTGGTTTCATACATTGACTCATTAATcacttttattagaagaaaaGGACAAGAGTGGAATGATGCGTGTGATAAGCTATGGTGTTTTAATTTAAACATTGACACAGAATTTTCAAACTTTTATTAGTGTGTGGCATATCATAGTGAATCGTAAAGTTTTATTGAGAAGAATTAAGGAGAGAATAGAGTGTTTCAGTCACACTGAGGTGGAATCAGCGTGAATCAGAAACAATGTTATCTCATCAACAAGAACTGGTTCAACTTTTGTATCATAGAGTTGAGTTCCAGTCTAGAACTTTGAAGTTCACCATCAATTCGTTTAATGGTACCGTGAAGTCAAGGACATGAATAACCCTTTGTCCTTTAAGGACCAGACAAGTATCTCTTACGTTGATGACTATGTAATCAAGGTAAGGCTTTGGGTTATGCTTAATGTTTCAGCAAAATATGAGACATGATGCATATGACAAGCATGCTTCCAGGGACGGAGTCAGGTAAGAGACGATTAAGCAAAAAATAAACACCCCAGCTTTTCtataattttctaattttgaccAACCAATCTCACTTTGAAAGTTTAGACGATGCTAGATAATCAGCGTGAGGGGGTGACTTAATGTCATATCAATAGATGATCTCGCTAATGAGATAGTTAGAAGATTTAGGCaaatacaacaacatgcttctagggacaatgATTTGTCAATAGTTACATACTTGGCTTATAAAAGGCCACCGTCAAATCATTTAAAATGGTACAAGacgaaataaaaaatattataagaatacaaacaaaagagttagtcacacaaggaaatattctaaaagcgatatttgtgcaCCTTTTTTAGAGGCTCTTTATGTAGCCTTTTCAGAAGAATCATAAAGGCAGAAAATCTTTTGAGTAGAATCACAAAAGAAAGATCTTTAGAAATAAATACTCGTTAATCAATTTCCTTTCTTCGACATACCTATCCTTCAAATCTGGCTATAAAAGAACACACAAtcaagaaaaaaatatattaacaTACAATACAACTTACTACAAACCAATAATGATGAAGCCATTTATCGTTGAGACGTTGTAGATGGATTCCAAGTTTCATGTACATCAAGAAAAGAGATGAATAGGAACTAGTGTTTGTTCTTATCTTTTCAGTCCACTTATCATTTCGAATCATGATGTTGTCAGCGTGAACGAAGCTTTTCTCAAAACTGCCCTCGATGACATTGTGAGAAGCATCACCGCATCGATAACAAACTCTGGTTCTAGGATTATTTCTTTTAACATTGAGATTTGGTACCTTTTTAACAGCTGAATCCAAAGAACTTTGATCATTTTATGTAACAGCCTAAAATTcaagtaaaaattttcattttataattaaaaaaatcccATTTAATATTTGGAAATTCCAATCACATTTGTTTCGAATATTCTAATAcataatcatattattcaaaaAGACCAGGGTTTCCATAACAACAAGTGGGGAAAATACTAGAGAGTGCACACTGCGCCATCATGCCGAGCCCTTGCCCTTAGatcccgaagtacctgaaacaaccaacaaactataagctaatgcttagtgagttttcccaaaACATACCCAACCATATATCCAAAAAATGTCATGCAAACATACACATAAGAATgtcatggactccctccatggtcttcatctgaaatgccatgggctacccccatggtcttacatccGTGGGCCATaagctccccccatggtcttaaccatttgccatgggctcccccataacATATCAAATAACAAATTCACTGTAAATGCAACTATTAATACGTCACAATAAGTAATGGGTCGGCTTTGGTGTCGTCGACCCATTGGTATgctgaggagactcaccttagtCTGCTGAACAAAAAAGTTGCTCGCCTAACAGTCCGATACCTCAAACCGAACAACGGAACAAATAACCCTAAATTAGGATTATAAATCATCATAGATAAAGAGTCTAAAGGCATAAGCCTAAGTTCTTTCATGGTAACCCAAAGGTCTCACCCTTACCAATAGGC includes these proteins:
- the LOC111887989 gene encoding non-specific lipid-transfer protein 1; translation: MAVGGKAALALLLCVMVANTVEAAVTCQMVVSSLTPCASYLTARGPVTTSCCNGITSLYKAASTTVDRQTACKCMEQAAGMVPGINLNAASSLPGKCGVSIPYKISPTTDCSKVQ